DNA sequence from the Actinopolymorpha sp. NPDC004070 genome:
CGGCCACCACCGCGAGGATGGTGGCGAACGCCACCGCGGCGATCAACGCCAGCAGGACCGCGCCGCCGGTGGTGCCCGCACCGCCGCCGGCGGCCTGGGCGAGCAGTGGGGCGGCGACGTTGCCCGCGGTCGCGGCCACCTGCGACTCCGGTCCGGTGTCGAGCATGGCCGCCGCCCCGAAGCCGAGCACCAGCGTCATCAGGTAGAAGACACCGATGATGCCGATCGCCCACTGCACCGAGGAACGCGCCGCGCGCGACGTCGGCACGGTGTAGAAGCGGATCAGGATGTGCGGCAGGCCCGCGGTGCCCAGGACGAGGGCCAGGCCGAGAGACAGGAAGTCGATCTTGGACGTGAGCGTCTTGCCGTACTTCAGTCCTGGTTCGATGAACGCCTGCCCCTTGCCGCTGCGGTCCGCGGCCGTGCCCAGCAGGTCGGAGAGGTTGAAGCCGAACTTCCACAACACGATGCCGGTGACCAGCAGGGTGCCGCCCATCAGCAGGACGGCCTTGACGATCTGCACCCAGGTGGTGCCCTTCATGCCGCCGACCGTGACGTAGAAGATCATCAGCGCGCCGACGAGGGCGATGGTGATGTTCTTGGCGGTGTCGCTGCTGATGCCGAGCAGCAGGGCGACCAGGGAGCCCGCCCCGACCATCTGGGCCAGCAGGTAGAAGATCGAGACGCCGAGCGTGGACACGGCTGCGGCGGTGCGTACCGGCCGCTGGCGCATGCGGTAGGCGAGCTGGTCGGCCAGGGTGAAGCGGCCGGAGTTGCGCAGGAGCTCTGCCACCAGCATCAGCGCGACCAGCCACGCCACCAGGAAGCCGATGGAGTACAGGAACCCGTCGTACCCCGACAGCGCGATCGCGCCGGAGATGCCGAGGAACGACGCGGCCGACATGTAGTCGCCGGAGATCGCCATGCCGTTCTGGAAACCGGAGAAGGACCGGCCGGCCGCGTAGTAGTCAGCGGCGGTGCGGTTCTGCCGGCTGGCCACGAGCGTGACGTACAACGTGACCGCCACCACGGCCAGGAACAACACGATGGTGAGGGTGCGGTGGTCGGAGGCCTGCGCCGGCGCCGCCGTCAGGAGGGTGCTCATCGGGCGGCTCCCGACTGTGAACGCGCGTTCTCGAACCGGGCGTTGAGCTCGCCGGCCACCGGGTCGAGGTGTCGGCGGGCGTGCCGGCTGTAGAGGAACGCGATCACGAACGTGGAAAGGAACTGCAGCAGACCCCACACCAGGGCGACGTTGATGTTCCCTGCCACCTTGGTGCTCATCAGCCCGGGCGCCCAGTTGGCGCACACGACGTAGAGGAGGTACCACGCCAGGAAGGCGATGGTCCACGGGAACGCGAACCCGCGGTGCCGCCTGCGCAGCCGGCCGAACTCCTCGCTGTGCGCGATCGCCGCGTACTCGCGGTGGTCCGCGACGGTCAGTCCGGAACCCGGGCCGGGTTTCGGCTCCGGTCGCGCGTCGGGTTCGGCCACGTT
Encoded proteins:
- a CDS encoding cation acetate symporter translates to MSTLLTAAPAQASDHRTLTIVLFLAVVAVTLYVTLVASRQNRTAADYYAAGRSFSGFQNGMAISGDYMSAASFLGISGAIALSGYDGFLYSIGFLVAWLVALMLVAELLRNSGRFTLADQLAYRMRQRPVRTAAAVSTLGVSIFYLLAQMVGAGSLVALLLGISSDTAKNITIALVGALMIFYVTVGGMKGTTWVQIVKAVLLMGGTLLVTGIVLWKFGFNLSDLLGTAADRSGKGQAFIEPGLKYGKTLTSKIDFLSLGLALVLGTAGLPHILIRFYTVPTSRAARSSVQWAIGIIGVFYLMTLVLGFGAAAMLDTGPESQVAATAGNVAAPLLAQAAGGGAGTTGGAVLLALIAAVAFATILAVVAGLTLTSASSFAHDIYAHVLRRGQASERQEVRVARMAAFLIGAVAIALAIPAQRLNVAFLVALAFAVAASANLPAIVYNLFWRRFNTQGAVWSIYGGLGSAVLLVFFSPVVSGKVAPDGTSASLFPLGVDFAWFPLENPGIVSIPLGFLLGWAGTVLGRDKDSESRFDELQVRALTGAGAEVASGR
- a CDS encoding DUF485 domain-containing protein; the protein is MAEPDARPEPKPGPGSGLTVADHREYAAIAHSEEFGRLRRRHRGFAFPWTIAFLAWYLLYVVCANWAPGLMSTKVAGNINVALVWGLLQFLSTFVIAFLYSRHARRHLDPVAGELNARFENARSQSGAAR